One Halobaculum sp. CBA1158 DNA segment encodes these proteins:
- a CDS encoding oligopeptide/dipeptide ABC transporter ATP-binding protein: MSEADGTGALDTGSGGTDDDTILSVQGLTKHFSQSDGMLSALFDEPPVRAVEDVSFDVKRGETLGLVGESGCGKSTLARTILRLVDPTDGAVYFEGDNLAELSGSDLRERRRDLQMIFQDPQSSLDPRMKVGPIVEEPMKAHGLYKGEREERARELLEKVGLDPHHYNRYPHQFSGGQRQRINLARALSVNPDFIVCDEPVSALDVSIQAQVLNTMQELQDEFGLTYLFIAHDLSVIRHISDRVAVMYLGQLVELAETEELFEHPKHPYTEALLESIPVPDPRVSGTRSVLEGDVPSPIEPPSGCRFRTRCPKLIQPDEFSMDADSWAAVRAFTRAVKRRSFEATDRAAVRAEFFPDGTPGGSAGSTVDAAIDRVLDDEWDDATDQLISTFAETSICATEKPSYSVESEVGDGEHFAACHLHREGVEGPALADD; the protein is encoded by the coding sequence ATGAGTGAGGCCGACGGGACCGGCGCGCTCGACACCGGATCCGGCGGGACCGACGACGACACGATCCTCAGCGTCCAGGGGCTGACGAAGCACTTCAGCCAGTCCGACGGAATGCTGTCGGCGCTGTTCGACGAGCCGCCCGTGCGTGCCGTCGAAGACGTGAGCTTCGACGTGAAACGCGGCGAGACGCTCGGGCTGGTCGGCGAGTCCGGCTGCGGGAAGTCGACGCTCGCGCGCACCATCCTCCGACTCGTCGATCCCACGGACGGCGCGGTGTACTTCGAGGGCGACAACCTCGCGGAGCTGTCGGGGTCGGACCTCCGCGAGCGCCGCCGCGACCTGCAGATGATCTTCCAGGACCCGCAGTCGAGCCTGGACCCGCGGATGAAGGTCGGCCCCATCGTCGAGGAGCCGATGAAGGCCCACGGGCTGTACAAGGGCGAACGCGAGGAACGCGCCCGCGAGCTGCTGGAGAAGGTCGGCCTCGACCCGCACCACTACAACCGCTACCCGCACCAGTTCTCCGGCGGGCAACGCCAGCGGATCAACCTCGCGCGGGCGCTGTCGGTGAACCCGGACTTCATCGTCTGCGACGAGCCGGTGTCGGCGCTCGACGTGTCGATCCAGGCGCAGGTGCTCAACACGATGCAGGAGCTGCAAGACGAGTTCGGCCTCACCTACCTGTTCATCGCCCACGACCTCAGCGTGATCCGGCACATCTCCGACCGCGTCGCCGTGATGTACCTCGGTCAGCTGGTCGAGCTCGCGGAGACCGAGGAGCTGTTCGAACACCCCAAACATCCGTACACCGAGGCGCTGCTCGAGTCCATTCCTGTTCCAGACCCCCGCGTGTCGGGCACTCGGAGCGTGCTGGAGGGGGACGTTCCGTCGCCGATCGAGCCGCCGTCGGGGTGTCGCTTCCGGACGCGGTGTCCGAAGCTCATCCAGCCCGACGAGTTCTCGATGGACGCGGACTCGTGGGCGGCCGTCCGGGCGTTCACCCGCGCTGTGAAGCGTCGGTCCTTCGAGGCGACCGACCGCGCCGCCGTCCGCGCGGAGTTCTTCCCCGACGGAACCCCCGGCGGGAGCGCGGGGTCGACCGTCGACGCCGCCATCGATCGAGTCCTCGACGACGAGTGGGACGACGCGACCGATCAGCTCATCTCCACGTTCGCGGAGACGAGCATCTGTGCGACGGAGAAGCCGTCGTACTCGGTCGAGTCCGAGGTCGGCGACGGCGAGCACTTCGCCGCCTGTCACCTCCACCGTGAGGGCGTTGAGGGCCCCGCGCTCGCCGACGACTGA
- a CDS encoding ABC transporter ATP-binding protein — translation MSEPLLTVENLKTQFFTEEGTVRAVDGVSFEVNEGELVGLVGESGAGKSVAAQSIMRLVEEPGRIVDGTVTFDGEKLVDIVETPDGRMEQSDEMLSNREMRERIRGREIAIVFQDPMESLNPVFKVGAQLREFIELNREVGESEAKTIAVDMLREVGIPEPETRYDDYPHEFSGGMRQRVLIAMALACEPRLIIADEPTTALDVTVEGQILDLVSDLQERYDTAFLWVTHDMGVVAEICDRVNVMYLGEVIEETEVDDLFHDTKHPYTEALLRSMPRPDRSVESLDPIKGVMPEAINPPSGCRFHTRCPEAREACKEFHPEYQDVSDAGEAPHSVSCIKYERVGYEDSAPLQTEATDAFAGGLADMRGDDDGRDPAGVPGGEADE, via the coding sequence ATGTCCGAACCACTACTCACAGTCGAGAACCTGAAGACCCAGTTCTTCACCGAGGAAGGCACCGTCCGCGCGGTCGACGGCGTGAGCTTCGAGGTCAACGAGGGCGAACTCGTCGGCCTCGTCGGCGAGTCCGGTGCCGGGAAGTCGGTCGCCGCCCAGTCGATCATGCGGCTCGTCGAGGAGCCGGGGCGGATCGTCGACGGCACCGTCACGTTCGACGGGGAGAAGCTGGTCGACATCGTGGAGACCCCCGACGGCCGGATGGAACAGTCCGACGAGATGCTCTCGAACCGGGAGATGCGCGAGCGGATCCGCGGCCGCGAGATCGCGATCGTCTTTCAGGACCCCATGGAGTCGCTCAACCCCGTGTTCAAGGTGGGCGCTCAGCTCCGAGAGTTCATCGAGTTGAACCGAGAGGTGGGCGAGTCGGAGGCGAAGACGATCGCCGTCGACATGCTCCGGGAGGTCGGTATCCCCGAACCCGAGACTCGCTACGACGACTACCCCCACGAGTTCTCCGGGGGGATGCGCCAGCGCGTGCTGATCGCGATGGCGCTGGCGTGTGAGCCGCGGCTCATCATCGCCGACGAGCCGACGACCGCGCTCGACGTGACCGTCGAGGGGCAGATCCTCGATCTGGTCAGCGACCTCCAAGAGCGGTACGACACGGCGTTCCTGTGGGTCACCCACGACATGGGCGTCGTCGCGGAGATCTGCGACCGGGTGAACGTCATGTACCTCGGCGAGGTCATCGAGGAGACCGAGGTGGACGACCTGTTCCACGACACGAAACATCCGTACACCGAGGCGCTGCTGCGGTCGATGCCCCGACCCGACCGATCGGTCGAGTCGCTCGACCCGATCAAGGGGGTGATGCCGGAGGCGATCAACCCGCCCTCCGGCTGCCGGTTCCACACGCGCTGCCCGGAGGCCCGGGAGGCGTGCAAGGAGTTCCACCCGGAGTACCAGGACGTGAGCGACGCCGGCGAGGCACCGCACTCCGTGTCGTGTATCAAATACGAGCGCGTCGGCTACGAGGACAGCGCCCCGCTTCAGACGGAGGCGACCGACGCCTTCGCCGGCGGACTCGCCGACATGCGGGGCGACGACGACGGTCGGGACCCCGCCGGCGTCCCCGGGGGTGAGGCCGATGAGTGA